Proteins encoded together in one Micromonospora auratinigra window:
- a CDS encoding ankyrin repeat domain-containing protein: MNRRQRKKLTGRLMAALLHEDATAADALLRRGADPDTPDRDGTTPLYQASVHGAVDLVRLLLAAGGAPDTASGHGQQGTPLCAAAAWGHTDVARELLAHGADPNRREDRGTGHSPLDWALRGGHRETADLLISAGARRAPLVRPPADPADATMGG, from the coding sequence GTGAACAGGCGACAGCGCAAAAAACTCACCGGGCGCCTGATGGCGGCGCTGCTCCACGAAGACGCGACGGCCGCCGACGCCCTCCTGCGCCGGGGCGCGGACCCCGACACGCCCGACCGCGACGGCACCACCCCGCTCTACCAGGCGTCTGTGCACGGCGCGGTCGACCTCGTGCGGCTCCTGCTCGCCGCCGGCGGCGCCCCGGACACCGCGAGCGGGCACGGCCAGCAGGGCACGCCGCTGTGCGCCGCGGCGGCCTGGGGCCACACCGACGTCGCACGGGAACTGCTCGCCCACGGCGCGGACCCGAACCGTCGCGAGGACCGGGGAACCGGCCACTCGCCCCTGGACTGGGCGCTACGCGGCGGCCACCGCGAGACCGCCGACCTGCTGATCAGCGCCGGAGCCCGCCGCGCGCCCCTGGTCCGGCCGCCCGCCGACCCGGCGGATGCGACGATGGGCGGGTGA
- the pdxY gene encoding pyridoxal kinase PdxY → MKILSIQSSVAYGYVGNSAAAFPLQRLGHEIWPVLTVHFSNHTGYGAWRGPLLAPTDVADVITGIEERGVLGDADAVLSGYQGDPAVGAVILDAVDRVKAANPDAVYCCDPVMGDVGRGMFVRPGIPEYLRDTVVPRADIVTPNQFELEFLAGRRTDTLTDLLAAVDVVRATGPRHVLVTSVLHGDVPQGSLEVVAVSDEGAWAVTTPLLPISPNGGGDVTAALYLAHLLSTGEPATALERTTNTVFAIYEATLTAGTRELRLVAAQDAIADPPTRFTARRLR, encoded by the coding sequence GTGAAGATCCTGTCCATCCAGTCCTCGGTCGCCTACGGCTACGTCGGCAACTCCGCCGCCGCCTTCCCGCTGCAACGCCTCGGGCACGAGATCTGGCCGGTGCTGACCGTGCACTTCTCCAACCACACCGGCTACGGCGCGTGGCGCGGCCCCCTGCTGGCCCCGACCGACGTCGCCGACGTGATCACCGGAATCGAGGAACGCGGCGTCCTCGGCGACGCCGACGCGGTCCTCTCCGGCTACCAGGGCGACCCCGCCGTCGGCGCGGTCATCCTCGACGCCGTCGACCGGGTCAAGGCCGCCAACCCCGACGCCGTCTACTGCTGCGACCCGGTCATGGGTGACGTCGGCCGCGGCATGTTCGTCCGCCCCGGCATCCCCGAATACCTGCGCGACACCGTCGTGCCCCGCGCCGACATCGTCACCCCCAACCAGTTCGAACTAGAGTTCCTGGCCGGCCGCCGCACCGACACCCTCACCGACCTGCTCGCCGCCGTCGACGTGGTACGGGCCACCGGCCCCCGGCACGTGCTGGTCACCAGCGTGCTGCACGGCGACGTACCGCAGGGGTCGCTGGAGGTGGTGGCCGTCTCCGACGAGGGCGCCTGGGCCGTCACCACCCCGCTGCTGCCGATCAGCCCCAACGGCGGCGGCGACGTCACCGCCGCCCTCTACCTCGCCCACCTGCTCAGCACCGGCGAGCCGGCCACCGCCCTGGAACGCACCACCAACACCGTCTTCGCGATCTACGAGGCCACCCTCACCGCCGGCACCCGCGAGCTGCGACTCGTCGCCGCCCAGGACGCCATCGCCGACCCGCCGACCCGGTTCACCGCCCGCCGGCTGCGCTGA
- a CDS encoding helix-turn-helix transcriptional regulator has translation MSSTSAEAQRLADLARLRRVRDRIDREYAQPLDVEALARAVHLSAGHLSRQFRLAYGESPYAYLMTRRVERAMALLRRGDLSVTEVCFAVGCSSLGTFSTRFTELVGVPPSVYRAQVADTTGGPPACLDKQVSRPIRNREDRASRTPLA, from the coding sequence GTGAGCAGCACATCCGCCGAGGCGCAGCGGCTGGCGGACCTCGCGCGGCTGCGCCGGGTCCGCGACCGCATCGACCGGGAGTACGCCCAGCCGCTGGACGTCGAGGCCCTCGCCCGGGCCGTGCACCTGTCCGCCGGTCACCTGAGCCGGCAGTTCCGGCTGGCCTACGGCGAGTCGCCGTACGCGTACCTGATGACCCGCCGCGTCGAGCGCGCGATGGCCCTGCTGCGCCGCGGCGACCTGAGCGTCACCGAGGTGTGCTTCGCGGTCGGCTGCTCCTCGCTCGGCACCTTCAGCACCCGCTTCACCGAACTCGTCGGCGTCCCGCCCAGCGTCTACCGCGCCCAGGTCGCCGACACCACCGGCGGCCCACCCGCCTGCCTCGACAAGCAGGTCAGCCGGCCGATCAGGAATCGAGAAGACCGCGCCTCCCGGACCCCACTAGCGTGA